The segment atttatttcctcacttttaaataaattttaattcaatatagcTTTAAGATaggaaaaatacttaatttttttagttagtgtaattaataactaatttttttatttattttaattaattaatttactagataatttaaaataatttttacttaatttaattaatgactttaaaaacacctttttaattaatttgattaataactGAAAAAGCTTTAATACCTGCCTTTAGCTGCCATCTTCTTCTTTTATCTAGGACTACACTGTCTTGTTTCTATTAGTATTTGGGAAAAAAGTgatacagcattaaaaaaatcggATTAAATCTGCAATCCATGAGCCGCCAGGATATGAACCGTTAAATAAGAccgattagttttttttatgaatttaaattaggATTTTTGAAACGAAAaggtaattatatttaatgaaggtATTCAGACAACATAAAAAgatcaacatttttaattcacaaaaacttaagaataattttagaagaaatttattaacGTTTACATctatgaaggaaaataaatttgaaacaacagcaacaaaaatacatttaaattaaaaacattctctTAAAACTACACCTACTTAtactactaataaataaaaaaaatgataataattgtgctttaaaatctaaaacatcaatatttatggattaaaaattaataaaataaagatgagaAACTAAACACTTATcatcagaaattataaaatctataaaaatgatttattttaatgcatggcAATCAGAAgcatcattttaaagatatttcatttggTTTTCCTTCGATTTAATAGAAGTATATAGCTACAGTTattgaaatatgcattaaaagttcAAATTGGAAGAAGAAAAATGGCATTCTATATAATCACAGTTATATCCCATGTTCTCCGAAGTAATTTAGTTCAAGTTTTCATTTATCAGTTATTTTGATCAACAGATTCTtcataatcagtttttaaaatgtacatcaacaattaaaactaaagaaaaaagtgATATTCTATTTCATCAGATGTTTCTAAAATTCCgatgaaaaacttataaaataattatattcactaTTTTGTTTTACTTATCTTGATTTTGATATGAAGACAAGGTTGTTTgtgatagaattttgaaaatcgtTTTATATCAGGAGGAAGCACTGAAGTGAAATATGTATTCTTTCATTAGAACACTCCTAAGAAATTGAAGAacctatattaatttttagaatatggGATTCTTAATGTgcgtttttataaattatatataattctttttcgaATCTTCTCAATGGAAGGGTGACTGGtacctaattttaatattcttgcatTTAAGTCTTCTCCATAAATACCAGGAGCTTCACAAAAATCAAGTTTCCTGTGATAGAatcttaaaactcattttaaatcaGAAGGAGGGAAgcacaaaagaaatgaaatctgaatTCTCCAATTAGAAAGCTCCTAAACATTCATAGAGAAACAGAAGAACATATTTCAGTTCTTAGAATGTGGGATTcttaatgtgattttttataaattcaattcttttccGAATCTTGTCTATGGAAGGATGTTTGGCGCCTAATCTGGATATTCTTGCATTTAAGTCTTCTGTATAAATACCAAGAGCTTCACAAAATTTTCTTTGCGAAAACAGTATGTTAGCAATGCTGAACCTTGTACGCAAGGTGTCAAGATGGCTAGGTCCCAGTAATTCAATTTGAAGTTCTACATTTCTTCTATGGAGTTTCAAAGACTCTTCTTCCTGTCCCATACAAAGTAGTGTGACGGCGATTTCGGTTGATGTCCCCAAAGTTTCTTGATGATTAGAGccgaataatttttcttttgcttccgaaatatttctgaatgtttcTAGAGCTTCAGTGAATTTCTCTTGTTTTCTCAGAATCATAGCAATATTAGTCTGGACTCTCAAAGTCCAAGGACTGATTTCATAATACTCGttcagtgttttaaaaatttcttcgttTACTTTTAGAGCCATTTCGAATTCGTTTTCTTTGTATAACAATTCAGCCATACTGGTCAGAGTTGCTAAAGTCTCTTTGTGATTTAACCCCAATACTTCTCTCTGCTTATTCGAAACATCCTCGTAGATTTTTAACGCTTGTTGTTCTTGTCCAGTGCATTCTAAAGTTAATGCAATGAGGCACTGAGCTGTCAGTGTTTCTTTATTTCTGTCACCAAGAATATTGTGCAGCGTTTGGTAAACCTTCTGAGCTAAACTTAAAGCTGCGTTATAATCTTGGTAATATATAAGAAACGAGGCAAGTTGTTTTTGAATTTCCAAAACTGCTGGATCATCCAGGTGGAAAATGCTACCTCGTTTCTGTAAAACTACTTGGTATAAATTGAATGATTCTTCGTAATTTCCGTGCCTATAAAGCTTCTCAGCCATTTTTAATGGAACAAGCacatctgtttgaaaaatttcttttaaatcatcgATATCTGGGTGATTGTTGAGAATTGCAACACTGATCATAGTTCTACCTTGTAGATTTTTAGCTCTCACCACTGCTTTTGCTATATCCATGTCTTTTATTGCTTTCAAGTCTTCCAGGATCGAACGatctttgttttcaattttaaggaAAGTGTTCTTCAATAATTCTAAGATGGTGACAACATCGGCATTCGAGGAGAACTGAAGAGGAGTTTTACCGCTAGCACTAATGGCGTCAAAGATTGCGCCGTTACACAGAAAATCTTTGACGATCCCGTAGTGAGAAAATTTGGCAGCATAATGTAAAGCTGTGCAGTTATTTTTTGTTCGTGAATTTGGATTTGCTTTGTTCCTGAGCAAAATATTCACAATTCTTTCATAACCTTTCCAAGCAGCGTAGTGAATAGAAGCagtattttctgcattttttacgTTAACgaagttaaactttaaaatgtcTAAGCCAGCCATAAGAAGACCTACCAATTTGAAACGATTGTTACTTTGCACAGCTGAAATCATATTTGATGCaaatatcaaagatattttaatacgCGTATTCATCCATTCTGTGATTTCAAGTGGTGTTCTATTATTCTCGTCCCGTCTGTCATAAAAGGCTCCAATCTCCAGTAATGTGAGTACAGCATCTAATTTTCCTTTTTCAGCTGCTACATGAAGAGGAGTGGTACCACCTTTGCTGACGGCATTCACATCTGCGCCTCTTTCGGCAAGAAATTTGCAAATACCGGAATGATTTTCAGCTGCAGCATAGTGCATTAAAGTCCAATCATTTTCTCCTCTTTCATCTACCGAAACCCCAAGactcaaaaaatattctaaaacatctCTATGCCCTTCTTTTGCAGCCATATGTATAGGTTTAGCACCAGACGAGTCAGTAGAATTCATGTTGGCATTCTTTTTAATCAAGAACTCGACTACTTCTAAGGAGCCAGAAGATGCAACCATATGCAGCATGCCACATTCCTTTTCACCTTTAATATTGTGGATATCGGGAATTTGCAATAGGACTTCAACAATATCTGAATGTTTTGATTCAATTGCTAACTGGATGGAATTTTTCCCTTTGGCATCCTTGACGAGATAGTCGGCGCCTGCATTTAACAAGATCTCCACCATTTTTGTATTTCCTCTTGCAATGGCTAGCAGAAGGGGAAAGTTGCCATCTTTTGATGATATATCTGGATCTGCACCTTTCGATACCAACAGCTGGGCGATTTCACAGTGATCTTTTTCTACTGCTATTAAAAGGGgcgttttaaaattcttatccaTAAGATTCATTTCGTCTTTTTTGCctttatctaacatttttttcacaACACTAACATGACCAAATATCACAGCCCTATGAAGAGGATATTCATCTTTATTTGCATTAGCAGTTAGGATATTAGGGTTCCGCGATAAGAAAAAATCTACAATGTCTTCATGTCCATTCGTAACAGCGGAAAGAAAAAGACTTCTTTCTTTCTCTGTGCTCAAATCTGCGCCTCTTTTGATTAACAGCTctagaatttttctattattttcactGACTGCAAGATTTAAAGCAGAGTATCTACTTTGATCTTCCCCATTAATATCAGCCttactatctaataaaaaatctattactTCTTCATGACCACCAACAGTAGCCATATGCAATGCCGTAGAAccaaattctgttttaatatctACTTTACAACCATTATCAACACAATATTTCACAAAGTTGATATCTCCATAATAAGCTGCAAAATGAAAAGGACTTATATCATTAGTGTATGAAAAATCAAcgtctattttttcttttataagtaagTCTGTCATTCCTTTCTTAACAATTATTTCTAATGGAAAAGTGTCTGTTTTGTCATGGATTAGAATATCAGCTTTCCTTTTTATAAGTAATCGAACAACTTCTTTATGTTCTTTTCTGGAACTCAAATGCAGAGCGGTGTCACCATTGCCGTCTTGAGCATTTATTTCCGCCTCCCTGTCTAACAGAAGTTTAACTGTTCCCAAGTGTCCCTTTTCAGCGGCGAAGTGAAGGGCAGTAGAATCAACATGATGGCTCCTTGCTTTAATATCCACCCCACTGTCTAATAATAACTCAACGACAGCCAAATGGCCTCTAGAAGCTGCTCGCATCAAAGCTAATATCTTGGAATTCTCACCAGCATCATTCAGAAGTTCTTTGACAAGTTCCAAATGGCCGAAATAAGCGGCGACCTCCAGAGGAGATGCTGCATTTTCTGATGGATTGGCAACAATAGCTCCTTTTTCCAGCAATAATTTCGAAGCAGCAATATTACCATCCTCAGATGCAATATAAAAAGGTGTAAAACTATCGAGATACATGACATTTACATCTGCTTTGTGCTGCAACAGAATAGAAATTGTTGTCACATCACCGTGATCTACAGCTAAATGTAGTGGTGATAATCCTTGTACGTTTTGTGCATTTACATTTGCTCCATTTTTAAGTAACAATTTAGCTACTTCAAAATGGCCTCCACTTGCAGCAAAATGCAAAGGTACATAATCCATATCGGATTTGAAGTTTACATCTACCTTCTTTTCGAGCAAACAATTGACTAAATTTAAATGTCCCATCGAAGCTGCTAGATGTAAGGCCGTAAACCCATAGAAGGTCTGATTGGCGTCCACATCTGTTTCATTCTCTAAAAGAACAGTGACAACGTTAAAATGATTTTCCAAGACAGCGTAATGAAGAGGAGCATATCCGAACACATCCTTGAGATACATATCTGCCTTATGTTCCAAAAGTATCGTGACGACATCTTTATGGCCTTTCTTAGATGCAATGCTCAAAGGCGTTTTACCATTGATATCTTTACCATCGACAGGCATTTTCATTTCCTCTATCAAATATTTCACAATACTTTCACGTCCTGAATTTGCCGCAACATGTAAAACAGTTTGATGGTTGTCGTTCTTCGCATTTACATCTAGATTGAATGTcagcaagaattttaaaatttcaggatTTGGAGATTTAGCAGCGAAGTGTAAGGCAGTGTTTGAATTGAGATCTCTGCCATAAATATCAACACCTTCACTGATGTAATCTGTCACTTCTTTCTTGTTAAGTCCCACCGCCAGAGCAATGAAAAACTGTTTCTGTTTTTTCATAACTGATAAATCTATATCACTAGATTTCTTTGACTTAATCGGGTCATTCTGCACTTTTTTGCCAAGTTTTTCTTGCAGAATATCTTTAacttcaataatcttttgtgcATTCAATAGaatgtttgcaaaattttctcCCAAGAGCATATCAACCAAAGCATTCCCATGAGCTATATGATTTCGTAAATTTCTACCGTAAGCCGTGGGATAATAACAGTCCAAATAAAAATTGACATGATTAAGTTGATTTGGTAATCCTTCTATTACAGACAATATATCTAATACTAACATTTCTATTAAAGTTTGCAATTCCAAATTTTTGGAGCATCTTTGTAATTTCTCGCTGGATACACTTTCTAAATTATGATTCTTTAATACACTTCTCAGTAGCGAAATTTTGAGGGGCAACTGCTTTGCAAAATCAGGTTTCAGAGTGTAAACATTTTTAGCAAATGTgtaaggttttacttttttactatgGATCATATACTTGAATTCCTTGATCCATTTAATGTTACCCATGCGAAACTTTACAAAATCAACGATATCGAATAGAGCTTTTTCTAATGCTTCACTTCTTGCGCCAAATTCTAACAGCATTTGAGTGGAAATACTTTGGCAGATGATATATAAATCATCTGAGAACGATTTTAAATCCATTTGTTGCGTGAGGGACTCCAGTTTTTTGTGGAAGTTATAAATATCTCTCATCATTGTTGAGCTGGAATAGTATTCATCTTCCGTATGTATCATTCCAAAACTGTTTTTAAGAGTTTCGCTCAGTTCTTCGTGCACAATTTTCAATTTCACCTTCTTATCTGCGATCATACTCAGAATTTTGTCAAAACGTTCTTTCTCACACTGAGATTTGCTTTCAGTAACAGTTTCGAcatccaaaactaattttttaatcatcCTTACATTTTCTGGCTTGCAAAAGTTCGCCATTTCCATTTCATCAGGCAATTCTTGTAATAGATCATTATATTGTGGAAAAAATTTCCACATGATTGCCAGATCTCTCTCtttgattctattcaaaatcattttgttttctgttaaattgtttttaagaaaaatagttgcCATAATGCCATTGACTTTATCCATGTCAATTTCCTTATcagtcacaaaatatttattttcatttaacaacCAGGTAGAATTGGCATTCAATAGTACGTGCTTCaggaaattcattatttctttagtGTCATTTGAGAAAAGAGAATCTTGTAACTCACATGAGATATTTGGTGAATTTTGTGGTATTTTTGGACTCCTGGCTTCAATAATGTTGTGAAGTCTgtgaaacattttctttgaataactTATTTCCTTATCGAATTCTACCTCAAGATTTATTACCAGCTTTTCTAGCTGCCCGATTTCTCCTAGATTCAGATGTTTGGTTTCTTCCAGAACTTTTTTGAATGATGCCACCGAAGTGTGATTTtcctcaataaatatttttctgctgttgATACTTTCGTGATTAATCATTCTATTAAGCAGAGTAATAATGACGTTTatcttttttctatataaaatgtcAGAGATGGCTGCACTGATTTTGGCGATATCGGCCTGTATGTTAACGAAGAAGGTGTTGGCATTCTCTTCAATCTCGCATCTCAGACAAAATGCTTCAAGATGGGACAAAGAATTTCTCAGGCTCGTGATGATATCTGACACATTTCTTGGCAACACCGAAAGTAAAAAATCAGCAGTAGTGTCCGAGAGCTTAGGTGAAGTTGGTGTATTGTTGAAGTGTTCTCCTGCTACTTGAAGGGCTCTAGTAATGAGTATATGGCCTGCTTTATTTTTAGGATCAGCAGATAAAGCTATATTCgtgtaattctttattttttctaaggTGTACAAGTCCCTGATCTGTGTGAAATCGCTATATAAGTCCTTGAagagtttgttttcttctttttccatAACTTCctttcgaaagattttttttcccggCACTTTACTGATGTCGATGAGTTTTAATTCTTCCTTCACACACTCAAGTCTCCTTGAAAATTTTTCAAGGTGAGAAAACAATCTCTTCTTGTTTAATACGAAATAGTACAATGGCTCAAACTGGAACGCTTTTAagcaaaatcgaataaaaataattaggcAGAATTCCATTTCTTCCCAAGGCACTCTATCATAAGTGAAATTCAATTGAGATTTTGCAATATGGATATTTTGGGCGATGAATTTTGCGGCAAGTAAAAACTGCTCATCCAACTCATTTTTATCATCTGAATAATTTGTAagaacaaaatctattttttcgaGAACAAATTCAATTCGAATAATCAAAAGTTCTTTTGCATTTATGGGAGGTTTTAGCTGAGAGGAATTGTCATTAAAAAATCGGAGATCAAGTAATTTGTTGTTAATATATAATTCCATGTCTTTTGTTAGAGGTACATTTCTTACCAACAGCTCATTGAAGACCTTTGAAAGTGTATCATCAAGTTTTTGAGTgtctttgaaataagaatttggcCAATCATGGATCAAAATTTCTAACAGTTCAGTCATATTGGAGCGGATAGcataataaaaagcattatgaGACTCATCATCCTCTTGCTCTGGTGAAAGCTCACTTCTATCAGTTTGAAAAGGTAAAACAAAGTTCACATTTTGATCTGAAAATAGATACTTCAAAACTTTCCCCGCTGCAGTTTTACAAGCTAAAGTTATCAAGTTTATTTCACCTACAATTTCTTTAGCGGTTTGTTGATATTTTTGCATTACTTCGGAATTATTAGAGTCGATAACATAATTCAACACActgttcaaagttttaaatttttccacaTCATCAGACAGTACGgcattcttaatttcatttagaagttgaatataaaaatatttggcacTTACTGCATTCAAATCGTTATATTCCAACATAAGTTGCTCTTCAGATTTTAAAGAGAAGCTAAAATTTTTCTTGCGATATCCAAATAAATATCGAATAGTTCTGAATGTAAATATTCTCACAATACTCAAGAAACCACCCATGGCAGCACGATTGCAGTGCAGAAGTTATTTCTGCTTTGACAATGTCTTTTTTTTACCTCACAATACGACGAGGGAATGGTAGAAACCGCACGAGTCCTATTGCGAATAAATCATTTGCCTTATGGTCCATTTCCCTGTGAAATATGAACCGAGATAGCTCAAAGTGAAAGTAAGTCTAGTCCGTGAGTGACGCAATCATCTATCTGCTTTACATTAAGATAAGcagatgaaaataaacaaatgcaacTGACATTCGAAAACGGAGCTTCGCGTGTCTGTTCAGAAGATAGGGAAAAACCCGCTCTCCTCTAATCCGCTGTAGGTGTAGCCAGACTAAAATGGAGCTTGTTTTGCTTCGCCAATTAAGCCCGTTTTGGCTGGCGTTTCGCTATTTTGGCGAAGAAGCATCTGTCgccaaattattcaaaatcttataaataaaaattttacttctcttTGATGGTAGAAATACAAATACAAGATATTTATTTGTTGGAATTGAAAGTTTCCTGATTTGCTTTTCACTTAATTGTTTGATTGTTTCAgtttaaaatgcatttgataGAAAAAGCAGAAATTATGCAGAGTGTAGCTAAGGCAGATGTTGATAGCAAAGTCATTATACAGATACAAAGGCGtatgtttcattttcaatttgtgattttaatttcCTGATAATTTGTGAAGAACCTTCGACCACACGGAAACATTCAATTTACAGTTATTgaggattaaattaagataagaaatattagaacatttttagcttatttatacaatataaataatctctaagaaattaatcttaaaatgaattttaaaaagaaacagttAACGAATGGCGCAATTTCAAACATCTACGTCATCATATGTATGGGAAGAATGAatcagaagttcaaattaaaaaaaaaaaaaaaaaaaaaaaaaaaaaactaaagtaaattacataaaaaggaaCTAACCTCCAGAAACcctatcaagaaaaaaatatttaagatatctaTTAGAAAGTTTAACAGTGAGAACTTTCcaagtgaaaaattttatcatgagcaaaagttttttttcattatttctgaatcaaaatgGTTTAAACAAAAGAGAACTGGATTTTGTGATAATGAAGGAGTTATtctgtaaattatttgaaataatagaatcGATAActtgcacatttaaaaaaaaattagaatttccttcaaaatttcaatacaatttaatgttaattttctaAATCACAAACAAATATCGATAATGTGACAAGACTGTGATAGTgcatttagttcatttttaagagatttcaccattcgtttaaaaaaatttcttcaaatatattaaaatggtcATTAATCAATTactgtttttttcattaaaagaaaaattctacaaaGCAAAGTATTGGActgagctaccaaatttggctctTTGCCCTTCCTTAagaaataaatgttcaataagaaaagattttcataaagttttaatgagaaatttaattgaaaatgaaattaaattcaaattaactaaaaatgaaattaaatttaaattaattaaaaatgaaatcaagataaa is part of the Argiope bruennichi chromosome 10, qqArgBrue1.1, whole genome shotgun sequence genome and harbors:
- the LOC129988055 gene encoding uncharacterized protein LOC129988055 gives rise to the protein MGGFLSIVRIFTFRTIRYLFGYRKKNFSFSLKSEEQLMLEYNDLNAVSAKYFYIQLLNEIKNAVLSDDVEKFKTLNSVLNYVIDSNNSEVMQKYQQTAKEIVGEINLITLACKTAAGKVLKYLFSDQNVNFVLPFQTDRSELSPEQEDDESHNAFYYAIRSNMTELLEILIHDWPNSYFKDTQKLDDTLSKVFNELLVRNVPLTKDMELYINNKLLDLRFFNDNSSQLKPPINAKELLIIRIEFVLEKIDFVLTNYSDDKNELDEQFLLAAKFIAQNIHIAKSQLNFTYDRVPWEEMEFCLIIFIRFCLKAFQFEPLYYFVLNKKRLFSHLEKFSRRLECVKEELKLIDISKVPGKKIFRKEVMEKEENKLFKDLYSDFTQIRDLYTLEKIKNYTNIALSADPKNKAGHILITRALQVAGEHFNNTPTSPKLSDTTADFLLSVLPRNVSDIITSLRNSLSHLEAFCLRCEIEENANTFFVNIQADIAKISAAISDILYRKKINVIITLLNRMINHESINSRKIFIEENHTSVASFKKVLEETKHLNLGEIGQLEKLVINLEVEFDKEISYSKKMFHRLHNIIEARSPKIPQNSPNISCELQDSLFSNDTKEIMNFLKHVLLNANSTWLLNENKYFVTDKEIDMDKVNGIMATIFLKNNLTENKMILNRIKERDLAIMWKFFPQYNDLLQELPDEMEMANFCKPENVRMIKKLVLDVETVTESKSQCEKERFDKILSMIADKKVKLKIVHEELSETLKNSFGMIHTEDEYYSSSTMMRDIYNFHKKLESLTQQMDLKSFSDDLYIICQSISTQMLLEFGARSEALEKALFDIVDFVKFRMGNIKWIKEFKYMIHSKKVKPYTFAKNVYTLKPDFAKQLPLKISLLRSVLKNHNLESVSSEKLQRCSKNLELQTLIEMLVLDILSVIEGLPNQLNHVNFYLDCYYPTAYGRNLRNHIAHGNALVDMLLGENFANILLNAQKIIEVKDILQEKLGKKVQNDPIKSKKSSDIDLSVMKKQKQFFIALAVGLNKKEVTDYISEGVDIYGRDLNSNTALHFAAKSPNPEILKFLLTFNLDVNAKNDNHQTVLHVAANSGRESIVKYLIEEMKMPVDGKDINGKTPLSIASKKGHKDVVTILLEHKADMYLKDVFGYAPLHYAVLENHFNVVTVLLENETDVDANQTFYGFTALHLAASMGHLNLVNCLLEKKVDVNFKSDMDYVPLHFAASGGHFEVAKLLLKNGANVNAQNVQGLSPLHLAVDHGDVTTISILLQHKADVNVMYLDSFTPFYIASEDGNIAASKLLLEKGAIVANPSENAASPLEVAAYFGHLELVKELLNDAGENSKILALMRAASRGHLAVVELLLDSGVDIKARSHHVDSTALHFAAEKGHLGTVKLLLDREAEINAQDGNGDTALHLSSRKEHKEVVRLLIKRKADILIHDKTDTFPLEIIVKKGMTDLLIKEKIDVDFSYTNDISPFHFAAYYGDINFVKYCVDNGCKVDIKTEFGSTALHMATVGGHEEVIDFLLDSKADINGEDQSRYSALNLAVSENNRKILELLIKRGADLSTEKERSLFLSAVTNGHEDIVDFFLSRNPNILTANANKDEYPLHRAVIFGHVSVVKKMLDKGKKDEMNLMDKNFKTPLLIAVEKDHCEIAQLLVSKGADPDISSKDGNFPLLLAIARGNTKMVEILLNAGADYLVKDAKGKNSIQLAIESKHSDIVEVLLQIPDIHNIKGEKECGMLHMVASSGSLEVVEFLIKKNANMNSTDSSGAKPIHMAAKEGHRDVLEYFLSLGVSVDERGENDWTLMHYAAAENHSGICKFLAERGADVNAVSKGGTTPLHVAAEKGKLDAVLTLLEIGAFYDRRDENNRTPLEITEWMNTRIKISLIFASNMISAVQSNNRFKLVGLLMAGLDILKFNFVNVKNAENTASIHYAAWKGYERIVNILLRNKANPNSRTKNNCTALHYAAKFSHYGIVKDFLCNGAIFDAISASGKTPLQFSSNADVVTILELLKNTFLKIENKDRSILEDLKAIKDMDIAKAVVRAKNLQGRTMISVAILNNHPDIDDLKEIFQTDVLVPLKMAEKLYRHGNYEESFNLYQVVLQKRGSIFHLDDPAVLEIQKQLASFLIYYQDYNAALSLAQKVYQTLHNILGDRNKETLTAQCLIALTLECTGQEQQALKIYEDVSNKQREVLGLNHKETLATLTSMAELLYKENEFEMALKVNEEIFKTLNEYYEISPWTLRVQTNIAMILRKQEKFTEALETFRNISEAKEKLFGSNHQETLGTSTEIAVTLLCMGQEEESLKLHRRNVELQIELLGPSHLDTLRTRFSIANILFSQRKFCEALGIYTEDLNARISRLGAKHPSIDKIRKRIEFIKNHIKNPTF